In Pelosinus sp. UFO1, one genomic interval encodes:
- the cbiB gene encoding adenosylcobinamide-phosphate synthase CbiB, producing the protein MDQYIPLVAILIDTFLGDPRTSMHPVVMIGNLITFLEKKLLNFKHSSNLKKLYGMLLVVIVLAVTYSITWWILHLLAAVHPWAEFLGGALLLSFTISPNSLAKAGNEIYQYLLLGNMQQARYKVGWIVGRDTDKLDVTEITRATVETIAENIVDGIISPLFYFAIGGLPLAFLYRAVNTLDSMVGYKNEKYQDFGMIAARVDDVFNYIPARFTAILILVSTILLRFRFIGAASAIWRDAAKHPSPNSGFSEAGVAGALGVRLGGLNYYGGIASERAYMGEVHTILNPMHIKQTIYIMYTVTALFIIALFLFWGVGR; encoded by the coding sequence ATGGATCAATATATCCCCTTAGTTGCCATCTTAATTGATACCTTTCTAGGCGATCCTCGAACCTCTATGCACCCTGTAGTAATGATTGGTAATTTAATAACTTTTTTGGAAAAAAAGTTATTAAATTTTAAGCATTCGTCTAATTTGAAAAAATTATACGGTATGCTATTGGTAGTTATAGTATTAGCAGTAACTTACAGTATTACTTGGTGGATATTACACTTATTAGCGGCTGTTCATCCTTGGGCCGAATTTTTAGGGGGAGCCCTACTACTAAGCTTTACTATTTCTCCTAATAGTTTGGCCAAGGCAGGTAATGAAATCTATCAGTATTTACTATTAGGTAATATGCAACAAGCAAGATATAAAGTAGGCTGGATTGTTGGTCGAGATACAGATAAACTAGATGTTACCGAGATAACTAGAGCAACGGTAGAAACAATTGCAGAAAACATTGTGGATGGTATTATTTCTCCGCTATTTTATTTTGCAATCGGTGGCCTGCCACTGGCATTCTTATATCGAGCTGTGAATACACTTGATTCTATGGTTGGTTATAAAAACGAAAAATACCAAGACTTTGGTATGATTGCGGCTCGTGTCGATGATGTATTTAACTATATTCCCGCCCGTTTCACAGCCATATTGATACTAGTATCTACAATTCTGCTACGCTTCCGTTTTATTGGCGCAGCTAGTGCAATTTGGCGGGATGCAGCCAAACATCCTAGCCCTAATAGCGGCTTTTCAGAAGCTGGCGTAGCCGGTGCCTTGGGTGTCCGTTTGGGTGGTTTAAATTATTATGGTGGAATTGCTTCTGAGCGTGCTTATATGGGAGAAGTACATACTATATTAAATCCCATGCATATTAAACAGACGATTTATATTATGTACACGGTAACTGCCCTTTTTATTATAGCCTTATTCCTCTTTTGGGGTGTAGGGAGATAA
- a CDS encoding cobyric acid synthase, protein MAKTIMLQGTSSHVGKSILTTALCRIFLQDGQRVVPFKAQNMALNSYVTKTGGEMGRAQVAQAEAAGLEPIVEMNPVLLKPTGNSCSQVVLMGKPIGNMSAKEYHTGYSLQALGVIKECLDKLGAEFDTIVIEGAGSPAEVNLKANDIVNMRIAKMLTAPVLLIADIDRGGALASVVGTLELLDPDERDLIKGIIINKFRGDIDLLKPALDFLETKTGKPVIGVVPHLDQLGIDDEDSVSLDDKQVNTLSELDIVVIRTPKISNFTDFDAFANETDVTVRYIQQGESIGKPDLILLPGSKNTIEDLLYLRQQGFEEQIIKLVNSGTPLIGICGGYQMLGKQISDPDHTESNLDTISGLGLLDIATTFTPNKITHQVTANCSNNGFLGLNLTYENLIGYEIHMGQTEFLQTAEHAFTITSRSNQLSDSADGVVRSDGLVMGTYIHGIFDNDVYRRSILNALRVRKGLAPIETVNDTHTRKENSYNRLAETVRNSLNMDLLYTILGAK, encoded by the coding sequence ATGGCTAAAACCATAATGTTACAAGGGACAAGCTCACATGTAGGAAAAAGCATACTAACAACCGCTTTATGCCGCATATTTTTGCAAGATGGACAAAGAGTCGTACCCTTTAAAGCTCAAAATATGGCTTTGAATTCTTATGTAACGAAAACAGGTGGGGAAATGGGTAGAGCCCAAGTTGCCCAAGCTGAAGCTGCAGGACTTGAACCTATCGTGGAGATGAATCCTGTTTTATTAAAACCAACAGGTAACTCTTGTTCACAAGTCGTTTTAATGGGAAAACCAATTGGCAATATGTCGGCTAAAGAATATCATACTGGTTATAGCTTACAAGCGTTAGGTGTTATAAAAGAGTGCTTGGATAAACTGGGAGCAGAATTTGATACCATTGTTATTGAAGGTGCTGGTAGCCCAGCGGAAGTTAATTTGAAAGCAAATGACATTGTTAATATGCGTATCGCGAAAATGCTAACCGCGCCTGTGTTATTAATTGCTGATATTGACAGGGGAGGAGCATTAGCATCCGTTGTTGGTACATTAGAATTGTTAGACCCAGATGAAAGAGATCTTATCAAGGGAATTATTATTAATAAATTCCGAGGCGATATCGACTTGCTAAAGCCAGCTTTGGATTTTTTAGAAACAAAAACTGGTAAACCTGTAATCGGAGTAGTACCACATCTTGATCAATTAGGCATTGACGATGAAGATTCGGTCTCTCTTGATGATAAACAGGTAAATACTCTTAGTGAACTTGATATCGTGGTCATTAGAACGCCTAAAATATCGAATTTCACAGATTTTGATGCTTTTGCTAATGAAACAGATGTAACAGTTCGTTATATTCAACAAGGCGAATCAATTGGCAAGCCCGATTTAATACTCTTACCTGGAAGTAAAAATACAATTGAAGATTTATTGTACCTACGTCAGCAAGGGTTTGAAGAACAAATTATTAAACTAGTAAACTCCGGGACACCTCTTATTGGTATTTGCGGTGGTTATCAAATGCTAGGAAAACAAATATCAGATCCGGACCATACAGAATCTAATTTGGATACTATTTCTGGGCTTGGTTTACTTGATATTGCGACTACCTTTACACCGAATAAAATAACCCATCAAGTAACTGCTAATTGTTCAAATAATGGATTTTTAGGATTGAATCTTACCTATGAGAATCTAATCGGCTATGAAATTCACATGGGACAAACAGAATTCTTACAAACTGCGGAACATGCTTTTACAATTACTAGTCGCTCTAATCAACTCTCCGATTCTGCTGATGGGGTGGTACGTTCTGATGGTTTAGTCATGGGTACCTATATTCATGGCATCTTTGATAATGATGTCTATCGTCGCAGTATACTGAATGCCTTAAGAGTACGTAAAGGTCTAGCTCCTATAGAGACAGTGAATGATACTCACACTCGTAAGGAAAACAGTTACAATCGTTTGGCAGAGACTGTGAGGAATAGCCTCAATATGGATCTACTTTATACAATTCTAGGTGCAAAGTAA
- the cobU gene encoding bifunctional adenosylcobinamide kinase/adenosylcobinamide-phosphate guanylyltransferase has protein sequence MQGKIVLITGGARSGKSLFAEQYAAAQTDKVAYIATAQVYDQEMQTRVTLHRQRRPDTWQTFEAPYDADQILQEAAKQANVILFDCLTLYTSNLLLSPNTPTNPEETYQYIMKQIEKLVISSRASQATVLFVTNEVGMGIVPDNALARQYRDIAGMVNQKMAANADEVYLVISGLPVELKTIATQIAKGVHHG, from the coding sequence ATGCAAGGCAAAATCGTACTTATAACAGGTGGAGCCAGAAGTGGCAAAAGTTTATTTGCTGAACAATATGCCGCAGCACAAACAGATAAAGTAGCCTATATTGCTACCGCCCAAGTATATGACCAAGAAATGCAAACACGTGTAACATTGCATCGCCAGCGTCGTCCAGATACTTGGCAAACATTTGAAGCACCATATGATGCTGACCAAATACTGCAGGAAGCCGCTAAACAGGCTAATGTTATCTTATTTGACTGTTTAACCTTATATACTAGTAACTTATTATTATCACCAAATACACCAACTAATCCTGAAGAAACATATCAATATATTATGAAACAAATTGAAAAGCTAGTGATTAGTTCACGTGCAAGCCAAGCTACAGTATTATTTGTTACAAACGAAGTAGGTATGGGGATTGTGCCTGATAATGCTTTGGCCAGACAGTATCGTGATATTGCTGGTATGGTTAATCAAAAGATGGCCGCAAATGCCGATGAAGTATACTTGGTGATTAGTGGTTTACCTGTTGAACTAAAAACGATAGCGACACAAATTGCGAAAGGGGTGCATCATGGCTAA
- a CDS encoding cobyrinate a,c-diamide synthase: MSQINIPRIVIAGTHSGVGKTTIVTGLLAVLKEKGLTIQSYKVGPDYIDPGYHQLASGKVAHNLDTWLVPTDKLVPIFAKTASGNDIVIIEGVMGLYDGGRTGISSTAAIAKILKTPVVLVIDARSVGESAAAIALGYKMYDQEVNVVGVIINRLGSQTHKSMICDALDRIGIPVLGCIYRNDALHMPERHLGLTPVTEHNAADRISELREQISSQLDINKLLEIAQSSPSLCSLEEVTNNSPKTPLNLRIGVAQDDAFSFYYPESLDVLKSLGAEIIPFSPISDNELPQVDGLLFGGGFPEMFANELAINVSMRQSIKQACQEGMPVYAECGGFMYLTKKIVDFEGQKYDMVGVIPATCSMQSKLQTVGYVEATALTENILCDTGDILRGHEFHFSQMLIDENQKDFPWAFEFKKTRTGEVYNGGYASENVVASYLHMHFTGNEKNALRFLSSCKLFKQKRK, encoded by the coding sequence ATGTCCCAAATTAATATTCCACGTATCGTCATTGCTGGTACTCACAGCGGTGTGGGAAAAACCACTATTGTTACAGGACTCTTAGCCGTTTTAAAAGAAAAGGGACTTACAATACAATCCTACAAAGTAGGTCCTGATTATATTGACCCTGGCTATCATCAATTAGCGAGCGGTAAGGTTGCTCATAACTTGGATACCTGGTTAGTACCTACAGACAAGCTGGTTCCGATTTTTGCTAAAACGGCTTCTGGTAATGATATTGTTATTATTGAAGGAGTCATGGGCTTATATGATGGGGGGCGCACTGGGATTAGCAGTACAGCAGCTATCGCAAAAATACTCAAAACACCAGTCGTGCTTGTTATTGATGCTAGATCAGTAGGCGAAAGTGCCGCTGCTATCGCTTTAGGTTATAAGATGTATGATCAAGAAGTAAATGTAGTTGGTGTTATTATCAACCGATTAGGATCCCAAACTCATAAAAGTATGATATGTGATGCATTAGATCGGATTGGTATTCCAGTGTTAGGCTGTATTTATCGAAATGATGCTCTACATATGCCTGAAAGGCATTTAGGTTTAACGCCAGTTACTGAGCATAATGCTGCTGATAGGATTAGCGAATTAAGAGAACAAATTTCTTCTCAACTAGATATTAACAAACTTCTTGAAATAGCACAGTCATCCCCTAGCTTGTGTAGCTTAGAAGAAGTAACCAATAATTCCCCAAAAACTCCACTAAACCTACGTATTGGTGTCGCGCAAGATGATGCTTTTTCTTTTTATTATCCCGAAAGTCTTGATGTCTTAAAATCTTTAGGGGCAGAAATTATACCATTTAGTCCTATAAGCGATAATGAGCTTCCGCAAGTGGATGGCCTATTATTTGGCGGTGGTTTTCCAGAAATGTTTGCTAATGAATTAGCCATTAATGTAAGTATGAGGCAATCTATAAAGCAAGCTTGCCAAGAAGGCATGCCAGTATATGCTGAATGTGGTGGCTTTATGTATTTGACAAAAAAAATCGTTGATTTTGAAGGTCAAAAATATGATATGGTGGGAGTTATTCCAGCAACATGTTCAATGCAATCTAAGTTACAAACAGTAGGCTATGTTGAGGCAACGGCTCTTACTGAAAATATTTTGTGTGATACTGGTGATATCCTGCGAGGGCATGAGTTCCATTTTTCACAAATGCTTATTGACGAAAATCAAAAAGATTTTCCTTGGGCTTTTGAATTTAAAAAGACACGTACTGGTGAAGTATATAATGGCGGATATGCCAGCGAGAATGTAGTAGCTTCTTATTTACATATGCATTTTACTGGTAACGAAAAGAATGCTCTCCGCTTTCTATCTTCATGTAAATTATTTAAGCAAAAAAGAAAATAA
- a CDS encoding precorrin-8X methylmutase, which translates to MQYITEPMAIEERSMEIIAPYLTSLNLKPEEIKVFSRIIHAAGDPEYSKVIEIHAEAITAGCKALELGCDIFCDVEMVRTGINKRRLADYGGTVHCLIGDETVASTAKELGITRSMVAMRTFGERLHGSIIAIGNAPTALFEVLNMMKDTNIRPALIIGVPVGFVGASESKDLLAETCPVPYITVRGNKGGSPIAAAITNALLYMHKR; encoded by the coding sequence ATGCAATATATAACAGAACCGATGGCTATTGAGGAACGCAGTATGGAAATCATTGCTCCTTACTTAACTAGTTTGAATTTGAAACCTGAGGAAATAAAGGTATTTTCACGTATTATCCACGCAGCTGGTGACCCAGAGTATTCAAAAGTTATTGAAATCCATGCGGAGGCTATTACTGCAGGATGTAAAGCACTAGAATTAGGATGTGATATTTTTTGTGATGTAGAGATGGTTCGTACTGGCATTAATAAACGCCGTTTAGCAGATTATGGCGGAACAGTACATTGTCTCATTGGTGATGAAACAGTAGCATCTACTGCCAAAGAACTTGGAATCACTCGATCTATGGTAGCTATGCGTACTTTTGGGGAACGATTGCATGGCTCTATCATTGCCATCGGTAATGCACCTACTGCTTTATTTGAAGTCTTAAACATGATGAAAGATACTAACATTCGTCCTGCACTTATTATTGGAGTTCCTGTTGGCTTCGTTGGTGCCAGTGAATCAAAAGATTTATTAGCTGAAACTTGCCCTGTGCCTTACATAACAGTCCGAGGAAATAAAGGTGGTAGTCCAATTGCTGCCGCAATTACGAATGCTCTTTTATACATGCATAAAAGATAA
- the cobK gene encoding precorrin-6A reductase: MILVLAGTKDGRDLVNLLINSDYEVMASVFSDYGRELIDLRVPVHTGPLDANGFTTLIHTNKINMIVDASHPYAINVSENAMKACQTTEIAYVRYERPLAVLPNYDGLHIVHDYAAAAQVAGSLGKTIFLTTGSRHLRVFKSSTFLQKHRLIARVLPEPSVLTECLELGFTPRDIVAIQGPFSHELNVALFEEYQAEVIVTKNSGEIGGSDTKITAAMELHLPLVIIDRPIIQYSNVVYDVTEVIKFIREVY, from the coding sequence ATGATTTTAGTCCTTGCCGGAACAAAGGATGGGCGAGATCTAGTTAACTTATTGATAAACTCTGATTACGAAGTAATGGCTTCTGTTTTTAGTGATTATGGCCGAGAGTTGATTGACCTTAGGGTGCCAGTTCATACTGGTCCCCTTGATGCAAATGGATTTACTACCTTGATTCACACTAACAAGATTAATATGATTGTAGATGCTAGTCATCCTTATGCTATTAATGTTTCTGAGAATGCTATGAAAGCTTGCCAAACTACAGAGATAGCTTATGTCAGATATGAACGGCCTCTTGCTGTATTGCCAAACTATGATGGTTTACACATTGTTCATGATTATGCAGCAGCAGCGCAAGTAGCAGGATCTTTGGGTAAAACTATATTTCTTACCACAGGCAGTCGTCATTTGAGAGTATTTAAAAGTTCAACATTTTTGCAGAAACACAGATTAATCGCCCGTGTGCTACCGGAACCAAGCGTCTTAACAGAATGCTTAGAGTTAGGTTTCACGCCACGAGATATAGTAGCAATACAAGGTCCCTTCTCTCACGAACTTAATGTGGCCCTATTTGAAGAATATCAAGCAGAAGTAATCGTCACTAAAAATAGTGGAGAAATTGGTGGTAGTGATACTAAAATCACAGCTGCAATGGAATTACATTTGCCTTTGGTCATAATTGATAGACCTATCATTCAGTATAGTAACGTAGTTTATGATGTTACCGAAGTTATTAAATTTATTAGGGAGGTCTACTAA
- the cobJ gene encoding precorrin-3B C(17)-methyltransferase, translating into MLDMSPRARESIENADVIVGYNTYVELVSELLTNKKIIGTGMMQEIERCQSAVDQALDGKNVAVISSGDPGIYGMAGLILELVMKYDSDIRPEVNVIPGISAVGASAAILGAPLMHDFAVISLSDLLTPWDVIRKRVEMAAEADFVIALYNPKSKRRTSQIREVREIVLKHRKTSTPVGIVHHATREGENMAISTLNEFTKEFIDMFSLVIIGNSQTYVQDNRMITPRGYKL; encoded by the coding sequence TTGCTTGATATGAGTCCTAGAGCTAGAGAAAGTATAGAAAATGCCGATGTAATTGTTGGTTACAATACTTACGTTGAGCTTGTCTCTGAATTACTAACTAATAAAAAAATCATTGGTACAGGTATGATGCAAGAAATTGAACGTTGCCAAAGTGCTGTAGATCAGGCACTCGATGGCAAGAATGTAGCAGTAATTTCCAGTGGAGATCCAGGAATTTATGGTATGGCTGGTCTTATACTTGAGTTAGTAATGAAATATGATTCAGATATTCGTCCAGAGGTCAATGTTATACCTGGAATTAGTGCAGTTGGCGCTTCAGCCGCTATTCTAGGAGCACCATTAATGCATGATTTTGCTGTAATTAGTTTAAGTGATCTCTTAACACCTTGGGATGTTATTAGAAAACGTGTTGAAATGGCTGCAGAAGCTGATTTTGTAATCGCTTTATATAATCCTAAGAGCAAACGCCGTACCAGCCAAATTAGAGAAGTACGTGAAATTGTATTGAAGCATCGGAAAACCTCTACACCAGTAGGTATTGTGCATCATGCTACTCGTGAAGGTGAGAATATGGCGATATCAACTTTAAATGAATTTACTAAGGAATTTATTGATATGTTTTCTCTTGTAATTATCGGAAATAGCCAAACTTATGTACAAGATAACCGTATGATTACACCACGTGGTTATAAATTATGA
- a CDS encoding cobalt-precorrin 5A hydrolase, which produces MKLAIISVTNQGALLGNNLAEKLSKLGKSVDIFAKVGRNPLRHNTYELLSTLVHSVFSQYDGFIFIMATGIVVRVIAPYIIDKRVDPAIVVMDDCGKHAISLLSGHIGGANELTTLIGGLVGAETVITTATDIANKPAADMLAVKLNLTIEPFEQLKSINAAIVNGDNVLFFLDKAISHQDFYYQEAAKLGIELIDLSNIGSNDFDAAVIISDRLLSLSISHLYLRPPTLAVGIGCRRNTTSEEILAAVTDACSRIGRSINSITTIGSSVIKQNEPGLLSVIQQLAVPSIFFVNEQLEKCIEENQLEVSNFVKKEIGVGNVCAAAAILAGQTNKLLLPKTKYKNVTVSIAQVK; this is translated from the coding sequence ATGAAACTGGCAATTATCTCAGTGACGAATCAAGGTGCACTGCTAGGAAATAATCTAGCAGAGAAACTAAGTAAATTAGGAAAAAGCGTAGATATTTTTGCCAAAGTTGGACGCAACCCGCTACGCCACAATACCTATGAATTGCTAAGTACCTTGGTTCATAGCGTTTTTTCTCAATACGATGGATTCATTTTCATAATGGCAACAGGTATTGTAGTTAGGGTTATTGCCCCTTATATTATTGACAAACGAGTTGATCCAGCAATCGTCGTTATGGACGATTGTGGTAAACATGCTATTAGCTTATTATCAGGGCATATTGGAGGTGCCAATGAGCTAACCACATTAATCGGTGGATTAGTAGGCGCCGAAACAGTTATTACTACTGCTACCGATATTGCTAATAAACCTGCAGCAGATATGTTAGCAGTAAAACTCAATTTAACAATAGAACCCTTCGAACAATTAAAATCTATTAATGCAGCAATTGTTAATGGCGATAATGTACTATTTTTTCTTGACAAAGCAATATCACATCAGGATTTTTATTATCAAGAAGCCGCCAAGTTAGGGATCGAATTAATAGATTTATCCAACATAGGTAGTAATGATTTTGATGCTGCCGTTATTATTTCAGATCGATTATTATCCTTAAGTATATCTCACTTATATCTACGGCCTCCAACACTTGCTGTTGGTATTGGTTGCAGACGAAACACGACCAGTGAAGAAATTTTAGCAGCAGTAACTGATGCTTGTAGTCGAATTGGCCGTAGCATAAATAGTATTACCACCATTGGCAGTAGTGTTATAAAACAAAATGAACCAGGTTTATTATCTGTAATACAGCAATTAGCTGTACCTAGTATATTTTTTGTCAACGAACAATTAGAAAAATGTATCGAGGAAAATCAACTTGAGGTATCAAATTTCGTTAAAAAAGAGATAGGAGTGGGAAATGTATGTGCAGCAGCAGCAATCTTAGCGGGGCAGACGAACAAGCTTCTTCTTCCCAAAACAAAATACAAGAATGTAACGGTGTCAATTGCCCAGGTCAAATAG